One Desulfobulbus propionicus DSM 2032 DNA segment encodes these proteins:
- a CDS encoding nitroreductase family protein, protein MIEQLVRQTRTVRRFHQDRPLDPAMLHRLIDLARLGGSARNAQVLKYTVVTDGRLCGQLFPLLGWAGYLRDWPGPAEGERPPAYIVCLLDNELLKGPQTEAHFDLGIATQNLLLGAAEQGVFGCRIGAFSAAAVQRLLQLSDRFTALLVVALGYPAETVVLEEMGADGDIRYWHDEREVHHVPKRPLADLLVAPPEEA, encoded by the coding sequence ATGATAGAACAACTTGTCCGCCAGACCAGAACGGTTCGGCGGTTTCACCAGGATCGGCCGCTTGATCCAGCCATGCTGCACCGCCTGATCGATCTTGCCCGTCTGGGCGGTTCGGCCCGCAACGCCCAGGTGTTGAAATACACGGTGGTCACCGACGGGCGGCTGTGCGGGCAGCTGTTTCCCCTGCTTGGCTGGGCAGGGTATCTGCGCGACTGGCCGGGACCGGCGGAAGGGGAACGGCCGCCGGCTTATATTGTCTGCCTGCTGGACAACGAGCTGCTCAAGGGGCCGCAAACCGAGGCCCACTTCGATCTGGGCATCGCCACCCAAAACCTGTTGCTCGGCGCGGCCGAGCAGGGGGTGTTCGGCTGCCGTATCGGCGCTTTTTCAGCGGCGGCGGTACAGCGGCTGCTGCAACTGTCTGATCGCTTCACGGCGCTGTTGGTGGTGGCCCTCGGGTATCCGGCGGAAACCGTGGTGTTGGAAGAGATGGGCGCGGACGGCGATATCCGTTACTGGCACGACGAGCGGGAAGTGCATCATGTACCCAAACGGCCGCTTGCCGATCTGTTGGTCGCCCCCCCGGAGGAGGCGTGA
- a CDS encoding PGPGW domain-containing protein — protein sequence MSQADMLHLLGLLSVVTFVGSLIAVPWLIGRMQPDYFLTHWRKVDARHRRHPAWALATLVVRNTLGLLLVLAGIVMLVLPGQGLLTMLIGVCVMDFPGKRRLLVRLVDNQTLQRALNWVRRKEGKTEFVFTEER from the coding sequence GTGAGCCAGGCCGATATGCTGCACCTGCTGGGCTTGTTGTCGGTGGTGACCTTTGTCGGCAGCCTGATCGCCGTTCCCTGGTTGATCGGCCGGATGCAGCCGGATTACTTTCTTACCCACTGGCGCAAGGTCGATGCGCGTCACCGCCGTCATCCGGCCTGGGCCCTGGCGACCCTGGTGGTACGCAATACCCTTGGCCTGCTGCTGGTCCTGGCCGGCATCGTCATGCTGGTCCTGCCCGGCCAGGGACTGCTGACCATGCTGATCGGCGTGTGCGTGATGGATTTTCCCGGCAAGCGGAGACTGCTCGTGCGATTGGTGGACAATCAGACGCTTCAACGGGCGCTGAACTGGGTGCGACGTAAAGAGGGCAAGACGGAGTTTGTTTTTACGGAGGAGCGGTAG
- a CDS encoding DUF4114 domain-containing protein, which yields MKKQLLKSALIALAGVGLLAGSAMADPVGTPIPGSSLQTVFDNITLPNPGGPSSLDVSTDFIADEYDSYWSITASGGSIATMIIEIAGYADLNTFGVYNSGKYVQLFSGPQSAGAQAMLSIKLDGSVWVNNSDTGIDFAGDTFGYYLNTPDGLWHSDTSLNTDQFDHMFAYQGNNIDQVQLPNLPSGTWTDSEYILAWEDLLSGGDMDFTDFVVMVESVEPVPEPATMLLFGTGIAGLAGFARRRKASN from the coding sequence ATGAAGAAGCAACTATTGAAAAGCGCGTTGATCGCACTGGCAGGGGTTGGCTTGTTGGCAGGGAGTGCGATGGCTGATCCGGTGGGAACTCCTATTCCTGGCAGTTCGTTGCAAACTGTATTTGATAATATCACATTGCCTAATCCGGGCGGTCCTAGTAGTCTAGACGTTTCCACTGATTTTATAGCAGATGAATACGATTCCTATTGGAGTATTACTGCTTCCGGTGGAAGTATTGCTACCATGATTATAGAAATAGCCGGTTATGCAGATTTAAACACATTTGGAGTGTATAATTCAGGCAAATACGTACAACTTTTCAGCGGTCCTCAATCTGCTGGAGCTCAAGCAATGTTGTCTATTAAGTTAGATGGTAGTGTTTGGGTTAACAATTCTGACACAGGAATAGATTTCGCCGGAGATACTTTTGGATATTACCTCAACACACCAGATGGATTGTGGCACAGCGACACATCATTGAACACAGATCAATTTGATCATATGTTTGCCTATCAAGGTAATAATATTGATCAAGTACAACTACCTAACCTGCCATCTGGGACATGGACTGACAGTGAGTACATTTTGGCATGGGAAGACCTGCTAAGTGGCGGAGATATGGATTTTACAGATTTCGTGGTTATGGTTGAATCTGTAGAACCCGTCCCCGAACCAGCTACCATGTTGCTGTTCGGTACTGGCATCGCCGGGCTGGCGGGATTCGCCCGTCGGCGGAAAGCCAGCAACTGA
- a CDS encoding PilZ domain-containing protein, translated as MKKQPVSEQAHETAQETLRLQQRVCPHWSPLSRACLLVRDGLFLPVEQHVVAYCTSSHHPACPQFQQQAHIDVDQAIEDSLPVNRRRSIRIPSHHAFRFSEITGSDQMPGHRDDDAWTIDLSNHGIRFASRQTLAPDTLIRFSLETDGTVSELNGIGRVIWAEPLETAPLFHIGLAFTEQPAPAFHPQANQAKSR; from the coding sequence ATGAAAAAACAGCCTGTTAGCGAACAAGCACACGAGACGGCCCAGGAGACCCTCCGGCTGCAGCAGCGCGTCTGCCCGCATTGGTCCCCCCTGAGCCGGGCCTGCCTCCTGGTCAGGGATGGACTCTTTCTGCCGGTAGAACAACATGTTGTCGCCTACTGCACCTCCAGCCACCATCCCGCGTGTCCGCAGTTTCAACAACAGGCGCACATCGATGTCGACCAGGCGATCGAGGACAGCCTGCCGGTCAACCGCCGCCGCTCGATCCGCATCCCCAGCCATCATGCTTTCCGTTTTTCCGAAATAACCGGCAGCGACCAGATGCCCGGCCATCGGGACGACGACGCTTGGACCATCGATCTCAGCAACCACGGCATTCGCTTTGCCAGCCGTCAAACCCTGGCTCCAGACACCCTGATTCGTTTCTCCCTGGAAACCGACGGCACGGTCAGCGAACTGAACGGTATCGGCCGGGTGATCTGGGCCGAGCCCCTTGAAACCGCTCCCCTCTTCCACATCGGCTTGGCCTTCACCGAGCAGCCAGCCCCAGCCTTCCACCCCCAAGCCAACCAGGCAAAATCCCGCTGA